One window of Triticum dicoccoides isolate Atlit2015 ecotype Zavitan chromosome 5A, WEW_v2.0, whole genome shotgun sequence genomic DNA carries:
- the LOC119297330 gene encoding zinc finger AN1 domain-containing stress-associated protein 17-like — protein sequence MARRGTEAFPDLGAHCDKEDCNQLDFLPFDCDGCGKVFCAEHRTYVEHGCPRAADQGRTVVVCEACGDSIERDGADKTDAEILDAHARSRRGCDPARKRKPRCPARRCKETLTFSNTSQCKDCGQKLCLKHRFPTDHECSRVSPAGAAAAARRAGDCGRDAQKAKDGGGWALPPLVRNSKMF from the coding sequence ATGGCGCGGCGGGGCACGGAGGCGTTCCCGGACCTGGGCGCGCACTGCGACAAGGAGGACTGCAACCAGCTCGACTTCCTGCCCTTCGACTGCGACGGCTGCGGCAAGGTGTTCTGCGCCGAGCACCGCACGTACGTTGAGCACGGCTGCCCGCGCGCCGCCGACCAGGGCCGCACCGTCGTCGTCTGCGAGGCCTGCGGCGACTCCATCGAGCGCGACGGGGCGGACAAGACGGACGCGGAGATCCTCGACGCGCACGCGCGGTCGCGCCGGGGCTGCGACCCGGCCAGGAAGCGCAAGCCGCGCTGCCCCGCGCGCCGCTGCAAGGAGACGCTCACCTTCTCCAACACCAGCCAGTGCAAGGATTGCGGGCAGAAGCTGTGCCTCAAGCACCGGTTCCCCACGGACCACGAGTGCTCGCGCGTGTCGCCGGcgggggccgccgccgccgcgaggagGGCCGGCGACTGCGGCCGCGACGCGCAGAAGGCCAAGGACGGCGGTGGGTGGGCGCTGCCGCCGTTGGTCCGGAATTCCAA